Proteins encoded within one genomic window of Amycolatopsis sp. 2-15:
- a CDS encoding ABC transporter substrate-binding protein, translating into MRKLLCLLAATALFVTGCAGAGSFGNGGRTLVIAIDSNPQMKDAISLSSEFEKANPGVHLKFVSLPENEARAKITASTATQGGEFDVVMISNYEAPQWAANGWLENLEPHMKATPGYDENDFIPSIRQSLSYENQMYAVPFYGESSFVVYRKDLFANAGITMPAHPTWQQIADYAAKLDDKNAGVAGICLRGKPGWGESLAPFTTVANTFGAQWFDKDWNAKLTSPEFTQAANFYVNLVRDHGEVGASSAGFSECGTRYAQGQAAMWYDATSMTGTTEDPTSSKVVGKNGYAPAPVEKTQASGWLYTWALGIPKVAKDSGDAWKFMAWMTDKAYAKKVGETYGWNRVPPGTRQSTYEIPQYRDAAKAYAQPTLDGIADANQQKAMVSPVPYPGLQFVGIPEFQDLGTRVSQQLSAAIAGQTSVADALAQSQKYAATVGKSYQEVQG; encoded by the coding sequence GTGCGTAAACTCCTGTGCCTCCTTGCCGCAACAGCGTTGTTCGTCACGGGATGCGCCGGAGCCGGGTCGTTCGGCAACGGTGGGCGGACGCTCGTCATCGCGATCGACTCGAACCCCCAGATGAAGGACGCCATCTCGCTCTCGAGTGAGTTCGAGAAGGCGAACCCGGGCGTGCACCTCAAGTTCGTCTCGTTGCCGGAGAACGAGGCGCGCGCGAAGATCACCGCGTCCACCGCCACCCAGGGCGGCGAGTTCGACGTGGTGATGATCAGCAACTACGAGGCCCCGCAGTGGGCGGCCAACGGCTGGCTCGAGAACCTCGAACCGCACATGAAGGCCACCCCGGGCTACGACGAAAACGACTTCATCCCCAGCATCCGGCAGTCGCTGTCGTATGAGAACCAGATGTACGCGGTGCCGTTCTACGGGGAATCGTCCTTTGTGGTCTACCGCAAGGATCTGTTCGCCAACGCCGGGATCACGATGCCGGCGCACCCGACGTGGCAGCAGATCGCGGACTACGCGGCGAAGCTCGACGACAAGAACGCCGGCGTCGCGGGCATCTGCCTGCGCGGCAAGCCGGGCTGGGGCGAGAGCCTGGCGCCGTTCACCACCGTCGCCAACACCTTCGGCGCGCAGTGGTTCGACAAGGACTGGAACGCCAAGCTCACCAGCCCGGAGTTCACGCAGGCGGCCAACTTCTACGTGAACCTCGTGCGCGACCACGGTGAGGTCGGCGCCTCCAGCGCCGGGTTCTCCGAGTGCGGCACGCGCTACGCCCAGGGCCAGGCCGCGATGTGGTACGACGCCACGTCGATGACCGGCACCACCGAAGACCCCACCAGCAGCAAGGTCGTCGGCAAGAACGGCTACGCGCCGGCCCCGGTCGAGAAGACGCAGGCCAGCGGCTGGCTGTACACGTGGGCGCTCGGGATCCCGAAGGTCGCCAAGGACTCCGGCGACGCCTGGAAGTTCATGGCGTGGATGACCGACAAGGCGTATGCGAAGAAGGTCGGCGAGACCTACGGCTGGAACCGCGTGCCGCCGGGCACGCGCCAGTCGACGTATGAGATCCCGCAATACCGCGACGCGGCCAAGGCCTATGCCCAGCCGACGCTCGACGGGATCGCCGACGCCAACCAGCAGAAAGCCATGGTGAGCCCGGTGCCGTACCCGGGACTCCAATTCGTCGGGATCCCGGAGTTCCAGGACCTCGGCACGCGTGTGAGCCAGCAGTTGTCCGCGGCGATCGCGGGCCAGACGTCGGTGGCTGATGCGTTGGCGCAGTCGCAGAAGTACGCCGCAACAGTCGGTAAGTCGTACCAGGAGGTGCAGGGATGA
- a CDS encoding zinc-dependent alcohol dehydrogenase family protein, with translation MRAAIVDRPGEIRVGDVPDPKPGERQVVVKVGACGICGTDLHIADGHFPPTPYPIVPGHELAGEIVERGADVPGEWKIGDRVAVDPSLYCGYCTPCRSGHGNLCANWNATGDTVNGAFAEYVAVPADTCHKMPDSMTWEQGALVEPVSCAVHGVRRIGVEAGERFLVVGAGTMGLIMQQLLQRAGAEVTVVDRNAGRLPRATGLGATAVAEDVSALDGELYDAAVDCTGAAPAIESAFDALRRGGRLLVFGVAPAEARVALSPFRIYNDEITIVGSMAVLNSYGNALDLVSKGFIDTEALITDTLPLEQYPDALAKMRSGSGLKIQVLPGGGRA, from the coding sequence ATGCGTGCCGCGATCGTGGACCGGCCCGGGGAAATCCGGGTCGGCGACGTTCCCGATCCGAAGCCCGGAGAGCGCCAGGTCGTCGTGAAGGTCGGCGCCTGCGGGATCTGCGGGACCGACCTGCACATCGCCGACGGGCACTTCCCGCCGACGCCGTACCCCATCGTTCCCGGCCACGAGCTCGCCGGCGAGATCGTCGAGCGCGGCGCCGACGTGCCGGGCGAGTGGAAGATCGGCGACCGCGTGGCCGTCGACCCGTCGCTGTACTGCGGCTACTGCACGCCGTGCCGCTCCGGCCACGGCAACCTCTGCGCCAACTGGAACGCCACCGGCGACACCGTCAACGGCGCGTTCGCCGAGTACGTCGCCGTCCCGGCCGACACCTGCCACAAGATGCCCGACTCGATGACGTGGGAACAGGGCGCACTCGTCGAACCCGTCTCCTGCGCCGTGCACGGTGTGCGCCGCATCGGCGTCGAGGCGGGCGAACGCTTCCTCGTGGTCGGCGCCGGGACGATGGGCCTGATCATGCAGCAGCTGCTCCAGCGCGCGGGTGCCGAAGTCACCGTCGTCGACCGCAACGCCGGCCGCCTGCCGCGCGCCACCGGCCTCGGCGCCACCGCCGTGGCCGAGGACGTGTCCGCTTTGGACGGTGAGCTCTACGACGCCGCCGTCGACTGCACCGGCGCCGCCCCTGCCATCGAGTCGGCTTTCGACGCGCTGCGCCGCGGCGGCCGCCTGCTCGTGTTCGGCGTCGCGCCCGCCGAGGCCCGCGTCGCGCTGTCGCCCTTCCGCATCTACAACGACGAGATCACCATCGTCGGCTCCATGGCCGTGCTCAACAGCTACGGCAACGCCCTCGACCTCGTCAGCAAGGGCTTCATCGACACCGAAGCGCTGATCACCGACACCCTTCCGCTGGAGCAGTACCCCGACGCGCTGGCCAAGATGCGCAGCGGCTCCGGCCTCAAGATCCAGGTGCTCCCCGGAGGCGGCCGTGCGTAA